In a genomic window of Epinephelus lanceolatus isolate andai-2023 chromosome 3, ASM4190304v1, whole genome shotgun sequence:
- the LOC117255657 gene encoding atlastin-2-like isoform X2 yields MAAEESRLKQRNHKNSIFKEGGHGFKSDTSPMRREEEEDDLLEEEEEEEVGVARPVQIVVADEEEHSFSLQEEALERLLLQEEVQDLHVVVVSVAGAFRKGKSFLLDFMLRFMYKQSDSWVGGEEEPLTGFTWRGGCERETTGILAWSEVFVVEKPDGCKVAVLLIDTQGAFDSQSTIKDCATLFALSTMTSSVQVYNLSQNVQEDDLQHLQLFTEYGRLAMEEVYEKPFQTLMFLIRDWSYPYEHPYGLEGGQSFLEKRLQVKQNQHEELQNVRKHIHSCFSNISCFLLPHPGLRVATNPHFDGRLSDIDEEFKKELVNLVPTLLSPENLVEKEIGGVKITCRDLLQYFKAYMKIYQGEELPHPKSMLQATAEANNLAAVAGAKDLYNKSMEQVCGGDKPYISPAELERRHMELRQASVRHFRSVKKMGGDDFCRRYQEQLEAELDEAYTNFSKHNDGKNIFYAARTPATLFAVMFVMYVVSLVTGFVGINSVATLCNLVMGVALTALCVWAYVKYSGEFREVGGIIDQVAETLWEQVFSKLFEVARSRVPLGSLIPAPRPRLASNNNVKKKN; encoded by the exons ATGGCGGCGGAGGAGAGCAGGTTGAAGCAGCGGAATCATAAAAACAGCATCTTCAAAGAAG GTGGCCACGGGTTCAAATCGGACACGTCCCCGATGAGgcgtgaggaggaggaagatgacctgctggaggaagaagaggaggaagaggtgggCGTGGCCAGGCCGGTGCAGATCGTGGTGGCGGATGAGGAGGAGCACTCGTTCTCTCTGCAGGAGGAGGCTCTGGAGCGACTGCTGCTTCAGGAGGAGGTGCAGGACCTCCACGTGGTCGTCGTCTCGGTGGCCGGAGCTTTCCGCAAGGGCAAGTCCTTCCTGCTGGACTTCATGCTGCGCTTCATGTACAAACAG TCGGACTCTTGGGTGGGCGGCGAGGAGGAACCTCTGACCGGCTTCACCTGGCGAGGCGGTTGCGAGAGGGAGACCACGGGCATCCTGGCCTGGAGCGAGGTGTTCGTGGTGGAGAAACCAGACGGCTGCAAG GTTGCAGTTCTTTTAATCGACACACAGGGGGCGTTTGACAGCCAGTCCACCATCAAAGACTGTGCCACGCTGTTCGCCCTGAGCACCATGACCAGCTCCGTTCAG GTGTACAACCTGTCCCAGAATGTCCAGGAAGACGACCTCCAGCACCTCCAG CTCTTCACGGAGTACGGACGGCTGGCCATGGAGGAAGTCTACGAGAAGCCCTTTCAG ACGCTGATGTTCCTGATCAGAGACTGGAGTTACCCTTACGAACATCCGTACGGTCTGGAGGGAGGACAGAGCTTCCTGGAGAAGCGACTGCAG GTGAAGCAGAACCAACACGAGGAGCTGCAGAACGTCAGGAAACACATCCACTCCTGCTTCTCCAACATCAGCTGCTTCCTGCTGCCTCACCCTGGCCTCAGGGTGGCCACCAACCCCCACTTTGACGGGCGACTCAGCG atATCGATGAGGAGTTTAAGAAGGAGCTGGTGAACCTTGTTCCAACACTGCTCTCTCCAGAAAACCTGGTGGAAAAAGAGATCGGAGGAGTTAAAATCACCTGCAGAGACCTGCTGCAGTATTTCAAA GCTTACATGAAGATCTACCAGGGAGAGGAGCTTCCTCACCCCAAGTCCATGCTGCAG GCAACAGCTGAAGCTAATAACCTTGCGGCTGTAGCAGGAGCCAAAGACTTGTACAACAAAAGTATGGAGCAG GTCTGTGGCGGAGACAAACCCTACATTTCTCCAGCAGAGCTGGAGCGCCGTCACATGGAGCTGCGGCAGGCATCAGTGCGGCACTTCCGCTCCGTTAAGAAGATGGGTGGCGACGATTTCTGCCGGCGCTACcaggagcagctggaggcggaGCTCGACGAGGCCTACACCAACTTCAGCAAGCACAACGATGGCAAGAACATCTTCTACGCCGCGCGGACGCCCGCCACACTGTTTGCCGTCATGTTTGTCATGTACGTGGTGTCACTGGTCACGGGCTTCGTGGGCATCAACTCTGTGGCCACGCTGTGTAACCTGGTGATGGGCGTGGCTCTGACAGCGCTCTGCGTCTGGGCTTACGTCAAATACTCTGGAGAGTTCCGTGAGGTCGGAGGAATCATAGACCAGGTGGCTGAAACCCTCTGGGAACAG gtTTTCTCCAAACTCTTCGAAGTGGCCCGGAGTCGAGTACCTTTGGGAAGCCTGATCCCAGCGCCACGGCCCCGGCTCGCCTCAAACAACAACGTCAAGAAGAAAAACTAG
- the LOC117255657 gene encoding atlastin-2-like isoform X3, with the protein MAAEESRLKQRNHKNSIFKEGGHGFKSDTSPMRREEEEDDLLEEEEEEEVGVARPVQIVVADEEEHSFSLQEEALERLLLQEEVQDLHVVVVSVAGAFRKGKSFLLDFMLRFMYKQSDSWVGGEEEPLTGFTWRGGCERETTGILAWSEVFVVEKPDGCKVAVLLIDTQGAFDSQSTIKDCATLFALSTMTSSVQVYNLSQNVQEDDLQHLQLFTEYGRLAMEEVYEKPFQTLMFLIRDWSYPYEHPYGLEGGQSFLEKRLQVKQNQHEELQNVRKHIHSCFSNISCFLLPHPGLRVATNPHFDGRLSDIDEEFKKELVNLVPTLLSPENLVEKEIGGVKITCRDLLQYFKAYMKIYQGEELPHPKSMLQATAEANNLAAVAGAKDLYNKSMEQVCGGDKPYISPAELERRHMELRQASVRHFRSVKKMGGDDFCRRYQEQLEAELDEAYTNFSKHNDGKNIFYAARTPATLFAVMFVMYVVSLVTGFVGINSVATLCNLVMGVALTALCVWAYVKYSGEFREVGGIIDQVAETLWEQRKQRAFL; encoded by the exons ATGGCGGCGGAGGAGAGCAGGTTGAAGCAGCGGAATCATAAAAACAGCATCTTCAAAGAAG GTGGCCACGGGTTCAAATCGGACACGTCCCCGATGAGgcgtgaggaggaggaagatgacctgctggaggaagaagaggaggaagaggtgggCGTGGCCAGGCCGGTGCAGATCGTGGTGGCGGATGAGGAGGAGCACTCGTTCTCTCTGCAGGAGGAGGCTCTGGAGCGACTGCTGCTTCAGGAGGAGGTGCAGGACCTCCACGTGGTCGTCGTCTCGGTGGCCGGAGCTTTCCGCAAGGGCAAGTCCTTCCTGCTGGACTTCATGCTGCGCTTCATGTACAAACAG TCGGACTCTTGGGTGGGCGGCGAGGAGGAACCTCTGACCGGCTTCACCTGGCGAGGCGGTTGCGAGAGGGAGACCACGGGCATCCTGGCCTGGAGCGAGGTGTTCGTGGTGGAGAAACCAGACGGCTGCAAG GTTGCAGTTCTTTTAATCGACACACAGGGGGCGTTTGACAGCCAGTCCACCATCAAAGACTGTGCCACGCTGTTCGCCCTGAGCACCATGACCAGCTCCGTTCAG GTGTACAACCTGTCCCAGAATGTCCAGGAAGACGACCTCCAGCACCTCCAG CTCTTCACGGAGTACGGACGGCTGGCCATGGAGGAAGTCTACGAGAAGCCCTTTCAG ACGCTGATGTTCCTGATCAGAGACTGGAGTTACCCTTACGAACATCCGTACGGTCTGGAGGGAGGACAGAGCTTCCTGGAGAAGCGACTGCAG GTGAAGCAGAACCAACACGAGGAGCTGCAGAACGTCAGGAAACACATCCACTCCTGCTTCTCCAACATCAGCTGCTTCCTGCTGCCTCACCCTGGCCTCAGGGTGGCCACCAACCCCCACTTTGACGGGCGACTCAGCG atATCGATGAGGAGTTTAAGAAGGAGCTGGTGAACCTTGTTCCAACACTGCTCTCTCCAGAAAACCTGGTGGAAAAAGAGATCGGAGGAGTTAAAATCACCTGCAGAGACCTGCTGCAGTATTTCAAA GCTTACATGAAGATCTACCAGGGAGAGGAGCTTCCTCACCCCAAGTCCATGCTGCAG GCAACAGCTGAAGCTAATAACCTTGCGGCTGTAGCAGGAGCCAAAGACTTGTACAACAAAAGTATGGAGCAG GTCTGTGGCGGAGACAAACCCTACATTTCTCCAGCAGAGCTGGAGCGCCGTCACATGGAGCTGCGGCAGGCATCAGTGCGGCACTTCCGCTCCGTTAAGAAGATGGGTGGCGACGATTTCTGCCGGCGCTACcaggagcagctggaggcggaGCTCGACGAGGCCTACACCAACTTCAGCAAGCACAACGATGGCAAGAACATCTTCTACGCCGCGCGGACGCCCGCCACACTGTTTGCCGTCATGTTTGTCATGTACGTGGTGTCACTGGTCACGGGCTTCGTGGGCATCAACTCTGTGGCCACGCTGTGTAACCTGGTGATGGGCGTGGCTCTGACAGCGCTCTGCGTCTGGGCTTACGTCAAATACTCTGGAGAGTTCCGTGAGGTCGGAGGAATCATAGACCAGGTGGCTGAAACCCTCTGGGAACAG CGCAAACAGCGGGCCTTCCTGTAG
- the LOC117255657 gene encoding atlastin-2-like isoform X1, translating into MAAEESRLKQRNHKNSIFKEGGHGFKSDTSPMRREEEEDDLLEEEEEEEVGVARPVQIVVADEEEHSFSLQEEALERLLLQEEVQDLHVVVVSVAGAFRKGKSFLLDFMLRFMYKQSDSWVGGEEEPLTGFTWRGGCERETTGILAWSEVFVVEKPDGCKVAVLLIDTQGAFDSQSTIKDCATLFALSTMTSSVQVYNLSQNVQEDDLQHLQLFTEYGRLAMEEVYEKPFQTLMFLIRDWSYPYEHPYGLEGGQSFLEKRLQVKQNQHEELQNVRKHIHSCFSNISCFLLPHPGLRVATNPHFDGRLSDIDEEFKKELVNLVPTLLSPENLVEKEIGGVKITCRDLLQYFKAYMKIYQGEELPHPKSMLQATAEANNLAAVAGAKDLYNKSMEQVCGGDKPYISPAELERRHMELRQASVRHFRSVKKMGGDDFCRRYQEQLEAELDEAYTNFSKHNDGKNIFYAARTPATLFAVMFVMYVVSLVTGFVGINSVATLCNLVMGVALTALCVWAYVKYSGEFREVGGIIDQVAETLWEQRTPRKVFSKLFEVARSRVPLGSLIPAPRPRLASNNNVKKKN; encoded by the exons ATGGCGGCGGAGGAGAGCAGGTTGAAGCAGCGGAATCATAAAAACAGCATCTTCAAAGAAG GTGGCCACGGGTTCAAATCGGACACGTCCCCGATGAGgcgtgaggaggaggaagatgacctgctggaggaagaagaggaggaagaggtgggCGTGGCCAGGCCGGTGCAGATCGTGGTGGCGGATGAGGAGGAGCACTCGTTCTCTCTGCAGGAGGAGGCTCTGGAGCGACTGCTGCTTCAGGAGGAGGTGCAGGACCTCCACGTGGTCGTCGTCTCGGTGGCCGGAGCTTTCCGCAAGGGCAAGTCCTTCCTGCTGGACTTCATGCTGCGCTTCATGTACAAACAG TCGGACTCTTGGGTGGGCGGCGAGGAGGAACCTCTGACCGGCTTCACCTGGCGAGGCGGTTGCGAGAGGGAGACCACGGGCATCCTGGCCTGGAGCGAGGTGTTCGTGGTGGAGAAACCAGACGGCTGCAAG GTTGCAGTTCTTTTAATCGACACACAGGGGGCGTTTGACAGCCAGTCCACCATCAAAGACTGTGCCACGCTGTTCGCCCTGAGCACCATGACCAGCTCCGTTCAG GTGTACAACCTGTCCCAGAATGTCCAGGAAGACGACCTCCAGCACCTCCAG CTCTTCACGGAGTACGGACGGCTGGCCATGGAGGAAGTCTACGAGAAGCCCTTTCAG ACGCTGATGTTCCTGATCAGAGACTGGAGTTACCCTTACGAACATCCGTACGGTCTGGAGGGAGGACAGAGCTTCCTGGAGAAGCGACTGCAG GTGAAGCAGAACCAACACGAGGAGCTGCAGAACGTCAGGAAACACATCCACTCCTGCTTCTCCAACATCAGCTGCTTCCTGCTGCCTCACCCTGGCCTCAGGGTGGCCACCAACCCCCACTTTGACGGGCGACTCAGCG atATCGATGAGGAGTTTAAGAAGGAGCTGGTGAACCTTGTTCCAACACTGCTCTCTCCAGAAAACCTGGTGGAAAAAGAGATCGGAGGAGTTAAAATCACCTGCAGAGACCTGCTGCAGTATTTCAAA GCTTACATGAAGATCTACCAGGGAGAGGAGCTTCCTCACCCCAAGTCCATGCTGCAG GCAACAGCTGAAGCTAATAACCTTGCGGCTGTAGCAGGAGCCAAAGACTTGTACAACAAAAGTATGGAGCAG GTCTGTGGCGGAGACAAACCCTACATTTCTCCAGCAGAGCTGGAGCGCCGTCACATGGAGCTGCGGCAGGCATCAGTGCGGCACTTCCGCTCCGTTAAGAAGATGGGTGGCGACGATTTCTGCCGGCGCTACcaggagcagctggaggcggaGCTCGACGAGGCCTACACCAACTTCAGCAAGCACAACGATGGCAAGAACATCTTCTACGCCGCGCGGACGCCCGCCACACTGTTTGCCGTCATGTTTGTCATGTACGTGGTGTCACTGGTCACGGGCTTCGTGGGCATCAACTCTGTGGCCACGCTGTGTAACCTGGTGATGGGCGTGGCTCTGACAGCGCTCTGCGTCTGGGCTTACGTCAAATACTCTGGAGAGTTCCGTGAGGTCGGAGGAATCATAGACCAGGTGGCTGAAACCCTCTGGGAACAG AGGACTCCACGAAAG gtTTTCTCCAAACTCTTCGAAGTGGCCCGGAGTCGAGTACCTTTGGGAAGCCTGATCCCAGCGCCACGGCCCCGGCTCGCCTCAAACAACAACGTCAAGAAGAAAAACTAG